The nucleotide sequence TACGACCCAATAGTGCGGAAACTTCGGCACCCGCTTGAGTGAAGCGGAAGATGTTGTCTACGAAGAACAATACGTCCTGGTTTTCAACGTCACGGAAGTATTCAGCAACAGTCAGACCAGTCAAAGCAACGCGCGCACGAGCTCCAGGAGGTTCGTTCATCTGACCGAACACCAAAGAAGTCTTGGCCAATACGCCAGACTGCTTCATCTCTTGCCACAAGTCATTACCTTCACGAGTACGCTCACCAACGCCTGCGAATACGGAGAAACCACCGTGCTCAGTCGCGATGTTACGGATAAGTTCCTGGATAAGTACTGTTTTACCAACGCCCGCACCACCGAACAAACCGATCTTACCACCCTTAGCGTAAGGTGCCAGCAAGTCTACGACTTTGATACCAGTCATCAACATTGCTGCAGATGTAGCCTGGTCTTCGAATTTTGGAGCTGTTCTGTGGATACCCCAGTGTTCTTTTGCGTTTACTGGACCCATTTCGTCGATTGGTTCACCAACTACGTTGATGATACGGCCCAAAGCTTCACGGCCTACCGGCGCTGTGATTTGAGTGCCCAACGCTTTAACTTTTTCACCACGAACCAAACCTTCAGTTTGGTCCATAGAGATAGTTCTTACAACACCGTCACCCAAGTGCTGAGCAACTTCAAGAACAAGGTTGAATTCAACGTCAGAGATAAATTTGTTTGATACACGCAGAGCAGAGTTGATCGCAGGAAGTTCCCCGCCTTCAAATTCTACGTCCACTACGGGACCCATAACCTGTTTTACTTTACCGAATGCCATTATTCAGCTCCCTATCCTTTAAGCGCTTCAGCGCCAGATACGATTTCAATCAATTCTGTAGTAATTTTTTCTTGTCTCAATTTGTTATACGTCAGAGTGAGTTTGTTGATCATCTCTTTCGCGTTGTTTGTCGCGTTTTCCATCGCGCTCATACGAGCACCATGTTCACCCGCAACAGACTCGGACATACATCTGTAAACTTGAAGTTCGAAGTGTTTCTCAAGCAATTCTTTGATGATTTGCTCTGGAGCCGGTTCGAAGATCATATCGACAGCAAAGTTGGATGCAGCTTCAGTTTCTGTTTTGAAAGTCGTCAAACCAAGGTTGATTGGCAGAAGAGTTTCAGCAGTCACTGTCTGGGAGATGGCAGATTGGAACTCGTTGTGCACGATACGAACTTCATCGTAAGCGCCTTCAAGGTAATCATTCATCACGCGGTTCGCAACTTTGGAAGCCAGCTCATAGGAAATGTCCTTATCAAGCTTGGTGATGTAATCAACCGGCTTGATACCACGTCTTGCGAAGTAGTCATGACCACGACGACCCACGAACAGGAAGTCGATCTTCTCTAGAGAAGCTTTGTTGTTGTTATAATAAGCTTCAGCGAATTTGTTGATATTGCTGTTGAAAGCGCCGCAAAGACCGCGATCAGAAGTGATAACAACAAGCAAAACATTCTTTACTTGTTCTTTCTTCTCCATCAACGGATGCGACACCTTATTGGTCACAGCGATATCCGCAATCACCTGACGCAAAGCCAGAGCATAAGGACGCATATTAACGATGTTATTCTGCGCCTTTCTCAACTTTGCAGCAGACACGAGCTTCATAGCTTTCGTGATCTGCTGGGTGTTTTTAGTGGACTCAATCTGAGCCCGGATATCCTTCAAGCTTGCCATTTAAGCACCAAATTACTTGTTAGAAGGTTGGAAGATTGCTTTGAACTCTTCAAGAGCTGCCAACAATGCTTTTTTAGTATCGTCAGCAATCGCTTTCTTCTCAGAGATAGTTTTGATGATCTCAGAGTGCTTGTTTTTCAAGAACTCGATCATTTCTTTTTCGTATCTCTTAACGTCTGTCTCTGGGTATTGGTCAACGAACGCGTTACCAGCAGCGAAGATCATGATGATTTGCTCTTCAACTTTTACCGGAGAGTATTGAGGCTGTTTCAACACTTCAATCAGACGACGACCACGAGCAAGCTGTTGCTGGGACGCTTTATCCAAATCGGATGCAAACGCAGCGAATGCTTCCATGGAACGGAACTGAGCAAGCTCAAGTTTCAGGGAACCTGCAACTTGTTTCATCGCTTTAATCTGAGCCGCACCACCCACGCGAGAAACGGATTTACCTACAGAGATAGCTGGACGCACACCTTTGTAGAACAGATCGGATTCAAGGAAGATCTGACCATCAGTGATGGAGATAACGTTGGTAGGGATGTAAGCAGAGATATCGCCCGCTTGAGTCTCGATGATTGGCAATGCAGTCAAAGAACCGCCGCCTTTATCAGCAGACAATTTGGAAGCACGTTCCAACAAACGGCTGTGGCAATAGAACACGTCACCTGGGTAAGCTTCACGGCCCGGAGGACGACGAAGAAGCAAAGACAATTGACGGTAAGCCTGAGCTTGTTTCGTCAAGTCATCGTAAACGATAAGAGCATGTCTGCCAGTATCGCGGAAGTATTCAGCCATAGCTGTACCGGAGTAAGCAGCCAGGTATTGAAGTGGAGCTGGGTCAGAGGCATTCGCCGCGATGATAGTGGTGTACTCAAGAGCACCCGCCGCACGCAGTTTTTCAACCACTAGAGCTACTGTGGATTGTTTTTGACCGATAGCTACGTAGAAGCACTGAACATTCAAACCTTTTTGGTTGATGATAGTGTCTACTGCGATAGTTGTTTTACCAGTTTGACGGTCACCGATGATCAATTCACGCTGACCACGGCCGATTGGTACAAGGGCGTCGATCGCCTTGATACCAGTTTGAAGAGGTTCTTCAACCGGGTGACGGTAAACGATACCAGGAGCTTTGGTTTCAACGATACGGGAGTGAGGCGTGTTGATAGCGCCACGGCCGTCGATCGGGTTACCAAGGGCGTCTACAACGCGACCAAGAAGAGCTTCACCTACAGGTACGGAAACGATTTTTTTCGTTCTTTTAACTACGTCGCCTTCTTTGATGTGACGGTCTTCACCGAACAACACGGCACCAACGTAACCTTCTTCAAGGTTCAGAACCATTCCGTATACTTCGCCTGGGAACTCTACAAGTTCACCAGCCATTGCGTTTTCAAGACCATAGATACGAGCAACCCCGTCCCCTACGGAAAGAACGCTACCTGTTTCACTTACTTCAATCTTTTTGTTGTATTGATTGATTTGCTCTTTGAGAACGCGACTGATCTCGTCAGCACGGATTTGTGTTTCCATTGTTAGTTGGCTCTCCTGTTTAGTTCTTCATTTAATTTTTTAAGATGAGTGTCGATGCTGTCATCGAATGTCCAGCCGCCTACAGTGGCAACGATGCCACCAAGCAGTTTTGGATCCTGTTCGTAAGTCAGAACGATTTTCTTATTCAATACTTTAGTGATTTTTTGCTCGATGTCTTTTTGAGCATCTGCCGCCAGAGGCTGGGCAGAACGAACCACTCCGCGAGTCACGCCCTCTTCCAAATCAAGAAGATCGCGGTATGCGAAGGAAATTTGCTCAAGAACACCGAAGCGGTTTTTTTCAGCCAGCAGAACAAGTGTGTTCACCACTTCTTCAGAAACACCTTTGCCGGACAAAGACGCTTTTACCGCTGTGATCTTCTGATCAGAACCGATCATTGGATTTTCGAAATAGTTTTTTACAGAGACATCGCCCGCGAAGGACTTCACCAGTGCCTGCAGTTCTGCGTGCACTTGAGTGTGGATGCCTTTTTGCTTTGCTACAGCCAGAAGGGCTTTTGCGTATCTTTTGGAAATCTCGCTGACTCTCATCGGCTTACACTCCAACGTTGTTGATGAAATCTTTTTGCAGTTTTTGTTGATCAGAAGAACCAAGATCCTTCGTCAAAACGATGCGAGCGGCTTCAACAGAATCCTGCAGAAGCTGGGTGCGAAGCTCTTTTTGAGCGCGCTGAACTTCAAGACGTGCTGTCAGTTCGGCATCAGTTTTAATACGCTTGGAAACGTCGTTGGCTTCATCAAGGATCTGTTTTTTCAGGTCTTCAGCGTGAGTCTGTGCTTTGCGCAGGTTCTCTTCGCGAGTCAGATCCAGATTTGCCAGTTTGTTTTTGATATCAACGAATTCTTTTTCAGCCTGTTCACGCGCAAAAGCGGATTTTTGAGCTGCTTCCAGGTAAGCCGCTTTGCGGCCTGCGAAGAAGGAAACGATAGCATCTTTTGTGAAATAGATGATCGCCGCAAACAGGATCGTCAGGTTGATCGCCTGGAACATGATTGTGGAAGTTGGGATATGATTGTCACCGTGATGACCGCCACCTGCTGCAAATACTGCTGCTGGAGCCAGAAGTACCAATAGATTCAAAATCAATTTCATATGCATTACTCTCTTATTTACCAAGAAGCTTGCTGGTGATTGCCATTGCTACAGAGTTTGTCTGGGACTTCAATTCGCCCGCTGCAGTTGCTACCGCAGTTGTGATTTGAGTTCTGTTGTCCTGAACAAGTTTGTCCGCCTCTGTGCGGGCTTTGGAAACTGCAGATTCGTAATCTTTGTTCGCCTGAGATTTGGCCGCATCGATGATGGATTTCATCTGGCTGTTCAAGTCACGGGTTTTAACCTCGTACTCGGTCTGCAACTCTACGGATTTATTTTGATATTCAAGAGCAAGATCTTCGCCGCCCTTGGTTCTTCTTTCTCTTTCTTCCAATGCGTGAGCATAAGGACCGAAAACGACTTTGCTTAAAAAGATCAAAGCGATTGCGAAGAACACAAACTGAATGCCGGCCGTGGTATTGATACCTAGTTGTGCAAAAATGTCCATTTTGTTGAAATCCCTACTGATTTTTTGACCTTCGGAATTAGCATTGGCGGCCTGAACAGGTCAAGGCGTATTTCTAGATGATAATGTTCGCTGCCTAAGACTTAGGCATGTAGGACGCACCCTCGAAAACGACCCCTTCATCGATGCGCAGACTTGGGGATGTTACGGTGCCTTTAAAGATGGCTGGAGGGTGCATTATAACCCTGCGACGGGCAAAGAGATTTCCCTCAACCCGGCCGGAAATAACGATGGTATCGGCTTCGATTTGGGCCGTTACAGAGGCCCCTTCGTTAATAACGATGGTGTCCTTGGTAAAGATTTCCCCCTTAAAGTCACCGCCAATTTGAACAGTCCCCTCGAAGCTGAGCTTTCCTTCGAAATGGGTCCCCTGGTCAAGGATTGCCGTCACATGACCAGTTAAAAGATCTTCTTGGAGTGCGGGGGAAAGGTTTACTGCCATCCTTCTTTAAGCCTATCTACCATATTGGTCAGTTCATCATCGGAATAGAAATGAATGGTGATTTTACCTTTTGAATTGGCGTAATCAATGTTCACTTTCGTACCCAGCATTTTCTGAAGCTCATCGCTCAAACCAGAAATCAAACGCTGAGTAACATTAGAATCAAAAGTTGGTGCCTCTTCAACTTCATCGTTACCTTTCACGACGGCTTGCACCATTTTTTCAAGCTTACGAACCGCGATTTTTTCGTTCACAACTTTTTTCGCGAATTCCAGCTGCTTCTTTGGATCCTGCAAAGAAAGAAGGACTTTGGCGTGACCCACGGAAAGTTCGTTTCCAGAGATCATCTCTTTCACAGAATCAGGCAAAGACAATAGACGAACAGCATTCGCCACGGTCGCACGGTCACGGCCGACTTTTTCCGCCACCTGCTGCTGAGACAACTTAAACTCAGAAATCAGGCGCGCATAACCTTCGGCTTCTTCGATCGGATTCAGATCTTCACGCTGAATGTTCTCAACAATCGCCAGTTCCAGCGCTTGTTTGTCATCGTAATTCTTAAGGATAACTGGAACTTCATGCAGTCCCGCCAGTTGGGATGCACGCCAGCGGCGTTCACCGGCCACGATTTCCAGTTTCCCGGATACCGTACGACGAGCCACGATGGGCTGAAGAATACCGTTCTCTTTAATAGACTGAGCAAGCTCCTGAAGCGGTTCTTTCTCAAATGTTCTACGAGGCTGGTATTGACCAGGTGAAAGCTTATCAATTCCCACTTTCCAGATTTTGCTCTCAGGATCTACGGGAGGGGCGACGGGTGTCGCTACTTGAGGAGCAGCCGCTGGAGCGGGAGTTGAAGCTACAGTATTATTAATAGATGTGGCAGCAGCAGCTTTCGGAGCTGCCGGAGTTTGTTCCGGAGCAGGGCCACCCAACAAAGAGCCTAAGCCGCGGCCAAGACCTTTTTTCTTGTTTGAGGATTCTACAGCAATATCAGACATTTAAATTCCCCTTCTTATGCCATCTGTTCTGTCTGTGGAGCCATCTCTGGCGTCACTTTCACTTCTGAGCGCACGATCACTTCACGTGCTAGCTCAAGGTATCTCACT is from Bdellovibrio bacteriovorus str. Tiberius and encodes:
- a CDS encoding ParB/RepB/Spo0J family partition protein, producing MSDIAVESSNKKKGLGRGLGSLLGGPAPEQTPAAPKAAAATSINNTVASTPAPAAAPQVATPVAPPVDPESKIWKVGIDKLSPGQYQPRRTFEKEPLQELAQSIKENGILQPIVARRTVSGKLEIVAGERRWRASQLAGLHEVPVILKNYDDKQALELAIVENIQREDLNPIEEAEGYARLISEFKLSQQQVAEKVGRDRATVANAVRLLSLPDSVKEMISGNELSVGHAKVLLSLQDPKKQLEFAKKVVNEKIAVRKLEKMVQAVVKGNDEVEEAPTFDSNVTQRLISGLSDELQKMLGTKVNIDYANSKGKITIHFYSDDELTNMVDRLKEGWQ
- the atpH gene encoding ATP synthase F1 subunit delta, which gives rise to MRVSEISKRYAKALLAVAKQKGIHTQVHAELQALVKSFAGDVSVKNYFENPMIGSDQKITAVKASLSGKGVSEEVVNTLVLLAEKNRFGVLEQISFAYRDLLDLEEGVTRGVVRSAQPLAADAQKDIEQKITKVLNKKIVLTYEQDPKLLGGIVATVGGWTFDDSIDTHLKKLNEELNRRAN
- the atpD gene encoding F0F1 ATP synthase subunit beta, whose translation is MAFGKVKQVMGPVVDVEFEGGELPAINSALRVSNKFISDVEFNLVLEVAQHLGDGVVRTISMDQTEGLVRGEKVKALGTQITAPVGREALGRIINVVGEPIDEMGPVNAKEHWGIHRTAPKFEDQATSAAMLMTGIKVVDLLAPYAKGGKIGLFGGAGVGKTVLIQELIRNIATEHGGFSVFAGVGERTREGNDLWQEMKQSGVLAKTSLVFGQMNEPPGARARVALTGLTVAEYFRDVENQDVLFFVDNIFRFTQAGAEVSALLGRIPSAVGYQPTLATEMGTLQERITSTKKGSITSVQAVYVPADDYTDPAPATTFTHLDATTNLDRDIAAMAIFPAVHPLTSTSRLLDPTVIGEEHYKCARDVQALLQRNRELQDIIAILGMDELSESDKLVVSRSRKIQRFLSQPFFVAEQFTGLPGKYVDIKDTVRGFREILDGKHDALPEQAFYLVGTIEDAIEKAKKLQA
- a CDS encoding bactofilin family protein, whose amino-acid sequence is MAVNLSPALQEDLLTGHVTAILDQGTHFEGKLSFEGTVQIGGDFKGEIFTKDTIVINEGASVTAQIEADTIVISGRVEGNLFARRRVIMHPPAIFKGTVTSPSLRIDEGVVFEGASYMPKS
- a CDS encoding ATP synthase F0 subunit B, coding for MDIFAQLGINTTAGIQFVFFAIALIFLSKVVFGPYAHALEERERRTKGGEDLALEYQNKSVELQTEYEVKTRDLNSQMKSIIDAAKSQANKDYESAVSKARTEADKLVQDNRTQITTAVATAAGELKSQTNSVAMAITSKLLGK
- a CDS encoding ATP synthase F0 subunit B; protein product: MKLILNLLVLLAPAAVFAAGGGHHGDNHIPTSTIMFQAINLTILFAAIIYFTKDAIVSFFAGRKAAYLEAAQKSAFAREQAEKEFVDIKNKLANLDLTREENLRKAQTHAEDLKKQILDEANDVSKRIKTDAELTARLEVQRAQKELRTQLLQDSVEAARIVLTKDLGSSDQQKLQKDFINNVGV
- the atpG gene encoding ATP synthase F1 subunit gamma — its product is MASLKDIRAQIESTKNTQQITKAMKLVSAAKLRKAQNNIVNMRPYALALRQVIADIAVTNKVSHPLMEKKEQVKNVLLVVITSDRGLCGAFNSNINKFAEAYYNNNKASLEKIDFLFVGRRGHDYFARRGIKPVDYITKLDKDISYELASKVANRVMNDYLEGAYDEVRIVHNEFQSAISQTVTAETLLPINLGLTTFKTETEAASNFAVDMIFEPAPEQIIKELLEKHFELQVYRCMSESVAGEHGARMSAMENATNNAKEMINKLTLTYNKLRQEKITTELIEIVSGAEALKG
- the atpA gene encoding F0F1 ATP synthase subunit alpha, with translation METQIRADEISRVLKEQINQYNKKIEVSETGSVLSVGDGVARIYGLENAMAGELVEFPGEVYGMVLNLEEGYVGAVLFGEDRHIKEGDVVKRTKKIVSVPVGEALLGRVVDALGNPIDGRGAINTPHSRIVETKAPGIVYRHPVEEPLQTGIKAIDALVPIGRGQRELIIGDRQTGKTTIAVDTIINQKGLNVQCFYVAIGQKQSTVALVVEKLRAAGALEYTTIIAANASDPAPLQYLAAYSGTAMAEYFRDTGRHALIVYDDLTKQAQAYRQLSLLLRRPPGREAYPGDVFYCHSRLLERASKLSADKGGGSLTALPIIETQAGDISAYIPTNVISITDGQIFLESDLFYKGVRPAISVGKSVSRVGGAAQIKAMKQVAGSLKLELAQFRSMEAFAAFASDLDKASQQQLARGRRLIEVLKQPQYSPVKVEEQIIMIFAAGNAFVDQYPETDVKRYEKEMIEFLKNKHSEIIKTISEKKAIADDTKKALLAALEEFKAIFQPSNK